The nucleotide sequence GCCGCCCGGGTCGCCGATCCCGATCCCGAGCTGGTCGCGCTGCTGCGCGAGCACGCCGGGTCACTCGGCCCGTTGCTGGGCTGATCCGCTCACTCCTCCAGTGCGGCGAGCGCCTTGCGGGCCTGCTCCAGCTCGGCCTCCAGCTCGGCGACCCGCGCCGCCTTGGCCGACTTCGCGCTCTCGATGACCTCGTCGACCGGCCCGGCGAGATCGGCGTGCAGGGTGGCGGCGGCCGCCGACACCGCCGACGCGCTCACCGGCAGACCGCGGGCGATCCAGCTCGAGCCCTGCTTGAGCTCGGCCTGCCACTCGCCGTCGGCGGAGCCGCTCACGGTCAGCGTCATCGTCACGACCCGGGTGGTGCGGGCGGTCGACGACCCCTTGGGACGTCCGCGCCTGCGCTTGGGTGCCTCGTCGCCGGTCTCCTGCGTGTCTGCCCCGGTCCCGGTGGCCAGATCCTCGTCCACGTGCGTCCCCGCTTCCCCTCGACAGTTCCACTGTGGCAGGCCCAAGGGTGAAGTCAGAACACCCGTTCGAGTAATCCACCCCCGCGGGCGGCCGGTCACGGGATGTGCATCGGTGGGGTTGTCCCGTCCTGCCTATGCCTATACCTTCGACTGAATTCCTATAGGATGAGGTGCAACGGTGCGTCGATTCCCGGTGTCGGAAGTGGTCGCCTTCGCAGGCCGGGCGCTGACCGCGGTCGGTGTCCCGGATGACGACGCGCGACTGGTCGGTGACTCCCTGGCATCGGCCGACCGCCGTGGCATCGCCTCGCACGGCCTGCTGCGACTCCCGCTCTACGTCCGCACGATCCGGGCGGGCGGGGTCACCGCGCGGGCCCGGCCGCGCTGGGTGCGCGAGCACGGCGCCACCGCGGTGCTGGACGCCGACGGCGGACTGGGCCAGGTCGCGATGGCGGTCGCGGTGGACCGGGCGGCGGCACTGGCCGGTGAGCACGGCGCCGCGGTGGTCGCCGTGCAGGGCAGCTCGCACTACGGCGCCGGCGCCTACTGGACCGAGCGGCTGACCGAGCAGGGCATGGCCGGGCTGCTGACCTCCACCACCGGCGCCTCGGTGACCCCGTTCGGCGGGGCCCGGCCGGTGCTCGGGACCAACCCGCTGACCGTCGCCGTGCCGAGCTCGGGTGACGGGCCGCTCGCGGTGGACATGGCGACCAGCAACGGCGCCTACGGCAAGGTCGTCGCCGCCCGTGACGAGGGCCGCGAGATCCCGGAGGGCTGGGCGGTCGCCGCCGACGGCACCCCGACCACGGATCCGGCCGCCGCACTGGGCGGGGCACTGCTGCCGTTCGGCAGGCAGAAGGGCTCCGGCCTGTCGGTGCTGCTGGAGGTGCTCGCGGCCGCTCTGACCTCGGCGAGCTACGCCGACGAGACGATCGACATGTGGGTGGATCCGGGTTCGAGGATGAACGCAGGGCACCTGCTGCTCGCGGTCGACACCGCCGCCTTCACCGGGCGCGGGCACACCGAGGCGCGCGCGGCCGACATGCAGGAGCGGGTGCGGTCCGCCGCCCCGCCCGGGGGCACCGTGCACGCGCCGGGCGATCCGGAGCGGGCGCAGCAGGCGCGCACCGGTGACCGGGTCCCGCTCGCCGGCCCGACGCTCGAGCAGCTCGACCGGATGGCCGCCGACCTGGGGATCGAGGGAATCGGGGAGGGCACGTAGCGGAACGGCGGGGGAGCACCGGACGACGACGTTCGAGGGAGCGCGATCATGGGTGACCGACGAGGGCGCCTGCGCCGCGCCGGGGCGGGAGCGGCCGCCGCGGCCCTGCTGCTGTCCGGCTGCGGACTGGGCGGGCCGATCGACGCGAGCGACATCCCGGTCGCGCCGGGTGAACCGGGTGACACGGTGCTGCGGCTGGCGCACGCCTACGACGTGAGCCACCCGGTCGAGCAGTGCGGTACGCCGCTGATCCAGGAGGAGCTGCGCGGCAGCGGCATCACCGTCGAGAGCTATCCCTCGGCGCAGCTGGGCACCGAGGCCGAGTCACTGGAACAGGTCGCCGCCGGCGGGCTCGACCTGACCGTGGCCGGGCCGTCGTTCCTGGGGGTCTGGTACGAGCCCGCCGCGGTGCTCGACGGGGCGTACCTGTTCGACGACGTCGGTGAGTTCGTCGCCGCGGTGCAGGGGCCGGTCGTCGCCCGGGTGCACGAGGAGTTCCGCGAGCGCAGCGGGATGCGGGTGCTGTCCAGCTGGTACTACGGGACCCGGCACATCACCGCCGACCGGCCCGTCGAGCGGCCCGAGGACCTGGCCGGGGTCAAGATCCGCACCCCGGACGCGCCGCTCTACCTCACCAACTTCGGGATCATGGGTGGTGCGGCGACCCCGATGGCGCTCGGCGAGGTCTACCTCGCGTTGCAGCAGGGCACCCTCGACGCGCAGGAGAACCCGGTGCCGACCATCTCGTCGTCCGGGTTCCACGAGGTCCAGGACCATCTGAACCTGACCGGGCACATCGTGCAGGGCGTCCACCTGATCGCCAACGACGAGCTGAACTCGGCCCTGGAACCCCGGCAGCGGGAACGGCTGGACGCGGCCGCGACGGCGGCGAGCGAGGCGATCCGGGAGTGCATCCTCGCCGAGGAGACCGAGATCGTCGAGCAGTGGCGGGCCGAGGGCACGCTCACCGTCAACGACGTCGACATCGCGCCGTTCGCCGACCGGGTCCGGGCCGAGCTGCCCGCCCGGGTGTCCTGGGGCGACGTGTACCAGGAGATCAGGGAGTCGGTCCGATGAGCACCCAGGTCCACGGTGAGGTTCCCGAGGAGGCTCCCGAGGAGGTCCCGGAGGCTCCCGACCTGCTGGAGCGGCGCAGTCGCGGCTACCGGTTGCTGGTCGACGTCGAACGCGTCGTGTGCTGCCTGCTGCTCACCGGTGTGCTGGTGGCGGTGCTGCTGCAGGTGCTGACCCGCTACGTCTTCGACAACCCGCTGAGCTGGACCGAGGAGATCGCCCGGTTCCTGCTGGTGTGGCTGACCTTCGTCGCCGCGGGCTACGTGATGTCACGCCGGCTGCACATCGTCGTCGATCTGCTGGTCGACCGGCTCGGGAGCCGGGCCTCGCGGCTGGTCGACGTGTTCGCCGGGATCGTGGTGCTGGTCGCCTCGGCGACCCTGTCCGTCGCCGGGGCGGTGTTCGCGGCGGGCAGCTCATCGCTGCTGGCACCCGCGACCGGGCTGCCGCTGACCGTCGTCTACGCCGCGGCCGTCGCCGGGTTCGCGCTGGTCGCGCTGCACGGCGCCCTGAACCTCTACGTCGCGCTCCGGCACCCGGACGAGATCCCCGGCGCCGTGGAGGCGCTCACCGCCGGAGCCCCGAGGAGCATCCCGTGACGCTCGCACTGATGGTGGGCGCGCTGATCGCCCTGCTGCTCCTGCGGGTACCGGTGGCGATCGCGCTGCTGGTCCCGTCGCTGGTGTACGTGGTCGTCGATCCGACGGCGTCGCTGGGCATCGCGGCCCAGCAGACCGTGTCCGGGGTGAACAGCTTCCCGATCCTCGCGGTCCCGATGTTCATCCTGCTGGGCAACCTGGCGAACGTCTCCGGGATCACCGACAAGCTCTTCGACGCCGCGACCGCGGTCGTCGGCCGGGTCCGCGGCGGTCTGGGCTACGTGAACGTCGGCACCAGCTTCGGCTTCTCCTGGATGAGCGGCGCCGCGATCGCCGACGCCGCGGCGATGGGCCGGGTCCAGGTCCCGGCGATGGTCAAGCGCGGCTACCCGCTGACCTTCAGCGTCGGGATCACCGGGGCGTCGTCGCTGATCGCCCCGCTGATCCCGCCGAGCATCCCGGCGATCATCTACGCGGTCACCGCCGGACTGTCGGTCGGCGCGCTGTTCATGACCGGGATCGTGCCCGCGCTGCTGCTGGTGCTCACCCTGTGCGCGACCTCGTGGTGGCTGATGCGCAAGCGCTCGGACCTGCGGGAGGAGAGCCTGCCCGCGGCACAGCGGTTCCGCGCGGTGCTCGGCTCGCTGCCGGCGCTCGGCGCCGCGGTGATCATCCTCGGCGGGATCCTGTCCGGGATCTTCACCCCGACCGAGGCGTCCGCGATCGGTGTGGTCTACCTGCTCGTGCTGGCGCTGGCCTACCGGGCGCTGGACCTGCGCCGGCTCTACCGGACGCTGCTGCAGACGGTGGAGACGTCCGGCTCGGTGCTGTTCATCGTCGCGTCCGCGGCACTGTTCGGCTGGGTGCTGGCCCGCGAGCGGGCCCCGCAGCTGGCCGCCGAGATGATCTTCAGTTTCACCGTGTATCCGGTCGTGTTCCTGATCCTGGTCAATCTGCTGCTGTTCGTGGTCGGCGCGATCCTGGAGCCGACCGCGGCGATCCTGATCCTGGTCCCGGTGCTCGCCCCGGTGGCCGAGGTGTTCGGGATCGATCCGCTGCACTTCGCCGCGATCGTGATCTTCAACCTGATGGTGGGGTTGCTGACCCCGCCGGTCGGGCTGGTCGTGTTCGTGCTGGCCAGTGTCACCCGGACGCCGGTGCCGACGGTGATCCGCGGGCTGCTGCCGTTCTACGTCGCGCTGGTCGCGGTGCTGATGGTGATCACGTTCTTCCCGCTGCTGACGACGTGGCTGCCCACGGCGCTCGGCTTCGCCTGACCCCGGTCCCCGCACAGAGAAGGAGTCCCATGCCGGTCATCACGTCCGTGCGCACCCGCGACGTCCGCTTCCCGACGTCGCTGGAGCTCGACGGATCCGACGCGGTCAACGTCGATCCCGACTACTCGGCCGCGCACGTCATGCTCAGCACCGACGGCGGGGAGACCGGCTACGGCCTGGTCTTCACCGCCGGTCGCGGCAACGAGCTCGTCGTCCACGCGATGGAGTCCTACGGCGCGCTGCTCGTCGGCCGGGACGTCGACGAGCTGCTGGCGGACCTGGGCTCGGCGTCCCGGCGGCTGGTCCACGACTCCCAGCTGCGCTGGCTCGGGCCGGAGAAGGGGGTCGCGCACATGGCCTGCGGCGGCCTGGTGAACGCGCTGTGGGACATGCGGGCGCGCCGTGCGGGCGTGCCGCTGTGGCGGTTGCTGGCCGGGATGTCGCCAGCCGAGCTGGTCGGCGTCGTCGACTTCACCCACATCCGCAACGCGATCACCCCGGACGACGCGCTCGGCCTGCTGCAGGACGCGCTGCCCGGCCGGGCGGAGCGGATCGCCGAGCTGGAACGGTGCGGCTATCCCGCCTACACGACGACTCCTGGCTGGCTCGGCTACGACGACGAGAAGCTGCTCCGGCTGTGCCGGGAGGCCGTGCGGGACGGTTTCGACATGATCAAGCTCAAGGTGGGCGGCGACCCGGCCGACGACGACCGCAGACTGGCGCTGGCCCGCGGTGCGGTCGGCGACGGCGTGCGGATCGCGATCGACGCCAACCAGCGCTGGGAGGTCGGCGAGGCGATCGAGCGGGTGACAGCGCTCGCCGCCCACCGGCCGTACTGGATCGAGGAGCCGACCAGCACCGACGACGTACTCGGACACGCCGACATCCGGGCCGGTGTGCACCCGGTGCGGGTGGCGACCGGGGAGGCCGTCGCGAACCGGATCGTGTTCAAGCAGCTGCTGCAGGCCGGCGCGATCGACGTCATGCAGATCGACGCGACCCGGGTCGCCGGGGTGAACGAGAACGTCGCCAACCTGCTGCTGGCCGCCCGCTTCGACGTCCCGGTGTGCCCGCACGCCGGCGGGGTCGGACTGTGTGAGCTGGTCGCGCACCTGTCGTTCTTCGATCACGCGGCGGTGAGCGGGCGGATCGGCGACCGGGTGATC is from Pseudonocardia autotrophica and encodes:
- a CDS encoding Ldh family oxidoreductase translates to MVAFAGRALTAVGVPDDDARLVGDSLASADRRGIASHGLLRLPLYVRTIRAGGVTARARPRWVREHGATAVLDADGGLGQVAMAVAVDRAAALAGEHGAAVVAVQGSSHYGAGAYWTERLTEQGMAGLLTSTTGASVTPFGGARPVLGTNPLTVAVPSSGDGPLAVDMATSNGAYGKVVAARDEGREIPEGWAVAADGTPTTDPAAALGGALLPFGRQKGSGLSVLLEVLAAALTSASYADETIDMWVDPGSRMNAGHLLLAVDTAAFTGRGHTEARAADMQERVRSAAPPGGTVHAPGDPERAQQARTGDRVPLAGPTLEQLDRMAADLGIEGIGEGT
- a CDS encoding DUF6319 family protein is translated as MDEDLATGTGADTQETGDEAPKRRRGRPKGSSTARTTRVVTMTLTVSGSADGEWQAELKQGSSWIARGLPVSASAVSAAAATLHADLAGPVDEVIESAKSAKAARVAELEAELEQARKALAALEE
- the dctP gene encoding TRAP transporter substrate-binding protein DctP, encoding MGDRRGRLRRAGAGAAAAALLLSGCGLGGPIDASDIPVAPGEPGDTVLRLAHAYDVSHPVEQCGTPLIQEELRGSGITVESYPSAQLGTEAESLEQVAAGGLDLTVAGPSFLGVWYEPAAVLDGAYLFDDVGEFVAAVQGPVVARVHEEFRERSGMRVLSSWYYGTRHITADRPVERPEDLAGVKIRTPDAPLYLTNFGIMGGAATPMALGEVYLALQQGTLDAQENPVPTISSSGFHEVQDHLNLTGHIVQGVHLIANDELNSALEPRQRERLDAAATAASEAIRECILAEETEIVEQWRAEGTLTVNDVDIAPFADRVRAELPARVSWGDVYQEIRESVR
- a CDS encoding TRAP transporter large permease; its protein translation is MTLALMVGALIALLLLRVPVAIALLVPSLVYVVVDPTASLGIAAQQTVSGVNSFPILAVPMFILLGNLANVSGITDKLFDAATAVVGRVRGGLGYVNVGTSFGFSWMSGAAIADAAAMGRVQVPAMVKRGYPLTFSVGITGASSLIAPLIPPSIPAIIYAVTAGLSVGALFMTGIVPALLLVLTLCATSWWLMRKRSDLREESLPAAQRFRAVLGSLPALGAAVIILGGILSGIFTPTEASAIGVVYLLVLALAYRALDLRRLYRTLLQTVETSGSVLFIVASAALFGWVLARERAPQLAAEMIFSFTVYPVVFLILVNLLLFVVGAILEPTAAILILVPVLAPVAEVFGIDPLHFAAIVIFNLMVGLLTPPVGLVVFVLASVTRTPVPTVIRGLLPFYVALVAVLMVITFFPLLTTWLPTALGFA
- a CDS encoding enolase C-terminal domain-like protein — its product is MPVITSVRTRDVRFPTSLELDGSDAVNVDPDYSAAHVMLSTDGGETGYGLVFTAGRGNELVVHAMESYGALLVGRDVDELLADLGSASRRLVHDSQLRWLGPEKGVAHMACGGLVNALWDMRARRAGVPLWRLLAGMSPAELVGVVDFTHIRNAITPDDALGLLQDALPGRAERIAELERCGYPAYTTTPGWLGYDDEKLLRLCREAVRDGFDMIKLKVGGDPADDDRRLALARGAVGDGVRIAIDANQRWEVGEAIERVTALAAHRPYWIEEPTSTDDVLGHADIRAGVHPVRVATGEAVANRIVFKQLLQAGAIDVMQIDATRVAGVNENVANLLLAARFDVPVCPHAGGVGLCELVAHLSFFDHAAVSGRIGDRVIEFVDHLHEHFVDPVVVRDGRYAAPSAPGTGAAMHEESLRHWEFPDGPGWRDLAEGAPR
- a CDS encoding TRAP transporter small permease, with amino-acid sequence MSTQVHGEVPEEAPEEVPEAPDLLERRSRGYRLLVDVERVVCCLLLTGVLVAVLLQVLTRYVFDNPLSWTEEIARFLLVWLTFVAAGYVMSRRLHIVVDLLVDRLGSRASRLVDVFAGIVVLVASATLSVAGAVFAAGSSSLLAPATGLPLTVVYAAAVAGFALVALHGALNLYVALRHPDEIPGAVEALTAGAPRSIP